Part of the Apium graveolens cultivar Ventura unplaced genomic scaffold, ASM990537v1 ctg1631, whole genome shotgun sequence genome, TTCATGCTTTTAATAGAATGGGGGAATTTGGTTGTGTAGCGGATAAGATTGCGTTTTCCAATGTTGTTTCTATTCTTTGCAAGAAGAGGAGGGCCGTGGAGGCTCAGGCTTTTTTCGATGGTTTCAAGGATAAGTTTGAGGCCGATGTCGTTGTGTATACTAGTTTGGTTAATGGTTGGTGTAGGGCTGGGGATATTTCCCAAGCGGAGAGGGTTTTTAGGGAGATGAAGGAGATTGGGATTCAGCCGAATGTGTATACATATACTATTGTTATTGATGCTTTGTGTCGGTGTGGGCAAATTACTCGAGCTCATGATGTGTTTGCCTGAGATGATTGATGCTGGATGCAAGCCAAATGCTATTACTTTTAATAATTTGATGCGAGTACATGTGAAGGCTGGACGGACGGAGAGGGTTTTGCAGGTGTATAATCAAATGAGGAAGCTTAATTGTGCTGCCGATACTATTACATATAATTTTCTTATAGAGACTCATTGTAGGGATGAGAATCGTGATGAAGCTATTAAAGTTATTAATACAATGGTTAGGAAAGGGTGCGAGCCAAATGCTTCTACATTTAACCCAATATTTAGGTGTATTTTGAAGGCGGGGGATGTTAATTCTGCCCACAGGTTGTTTGCAAGGATGAAAGAGATTAAGTGTAAGGCTAATACTGTGACTTACAATATACTGATGCGGATGTTTGCTGATTCAAAGTCCGCCGACATGGTTATCAAGCTTAAACAAGAGATGGACGAGGGTGAGATTGAGCCTAATGTAAATACTTACCGGATTCTGATATCACTATATTGTGGGATGGGACACTGGAATAATGCTTACAAGCTTTTCTGCGAGATGTTGGAAGAAAAATGCTTGAAGCCTAGTCAGGCAGTGTATGAAATGGTTTTGCAGCAGCTGAGGAAAGCTGGACAGATTAAGAAGCACGAAGAATTGGTAGAGAAAATGGTTGTTAGAGGTTTTGTTGCCAGGCCTTTATAATTTATTGGCATTGGGGTTCTCTTGTTACTGCAAGATATTTATATTTTAAGTTTCCGGTTTCAGTTTCTCTCTTGGTTGTCTTAATCAGCTTGAGTTAATACTCGAGCAAATTTCTTGGGGCCATTACTGCGTTGCGACAATTGTTTATGAACTATTTGAGCTTCTAGGATTTCaatattttgaaatataaatgtaatttaaaatttaaatgtaCATATATACATGATTTGCCTCTTTGTCTCAAAGTTTAATATGAAGACCGTGAAATGAATGTCTATTGTCTGCTGCCAGTGCCGGGGTAATAATTTAGCAAAACATTGAGCATTGAGCTTGTCTAAAATGTCTATAATCTGCTGTTCAGTAAGCAAGAGTTATCAGATTCTTTCTGGTATCCTTGCTGTACATTTTCTTCAAAGTAATTCTGTAGCTTTTTAGTCCAGGATTCTTGCTATATATTAGTTTTTTCAAAGAGTGTGTGTTTGTGTATTATACAAATTTCTATTTCTTTATCTTATCTATATTCTATTTACAACTTTTATTAGCAATTACAGTTAGTTCAAGTAAGTAATCGAAAGATTCAATAGAAAAAAACATAAAATTATGTCCTTTTTCTTATGTAGTTTATTTCTTCAACTTACGAGCATCTACTAAGATCAATGTAAAATTATGTCATTTTAATATGTAGTTTATTTCTCTGACAACATTGGAGATACTAGGGGAGGCTAGCCCCAGAGAGGCATTTTACCAATCTCGGCTAGAATATTAACAATTAATAGAACTTATTGATGACCCTGTTAAAAGTATAGGCTTCCCTCCCCAGTGCGCAGTACTCAGCCTCAGGCACATGATGTGTGTTTCTGTGTTGGAACTCTTATGGCTGACTATTGGGATATAAATGCAGGTTGTAGTAACTGATGAAGGGATCAAGGAACAGGCGAAAATGGCAAGATTTGGAAACAAAATTGGTTACGTCATCCTCCCATTTAATATTGGAATTCAAGCTGATCCTCTAGACTATATTCGGCAGGCTAAGGCTGTCATTGATCGCAAGAAGGCTTCCTTAGGACCTCTGTTCACGTATCTTTTTCTCAAGTATTTTATCAAGTTCTTTGGCATCAAGGTCTGTATATCTTCTTGCAATTTTGCTTCACTATGAAGTGTGAATAGTGTGTGTGCGAGTGCGGATTATTTTCTTATGTTATGACTTGTGTGAATGATGAACAGGCTGTGGGTGTTATTTGCCATAACATCGTCTTTAACACAACATTGTGGTTCAGCAACGTGCCCGATCCTCAAGAGGAAGTCTCGTTGTATGGTCATCAAATGGCTTTTCCTGCTTGTAGCTGTTACGGTCAGCCAAATGTGAGTTATACTAAAACACGACTACTAACAGAGCCTAATGCGTGTTTTTAGCAAATTAGGCCTTCATTAAAAGCCTAATGTTTGATTACATCTATACTCTGCAGGCACTGATGATTCATGTAATCAGTTATACTGATAAAATTACTTTCGTAATATCAACTGATGAAGACACGATACCTGATCCCTACAGCCTGTGCGATGATTTGGAAGAATCGCTTAAACTCATCAAGGCTGCTGTTGTGCCATCTTGGTCTAATTGTCTTCTTGGTAATGTTTTATGGTTGTGTATGATTTTAGTTTTATGCTTAAATAAGACAAGTGTGTTTCAGTACGTCAAGTAAGTTTCTAGTTAAGTGGGTAATGTAGTTAGACTTTGGTTGCTTCAATTGATTGCAACTTACCTTGATGATGCATTAAACATATCCACCATCATATTTTACATCATAGATTAGTTGCAATTAAGAGGTTCATATGCTGTCTAGTGAGCAAATTACACAAAATTCTATTTCAGCACACGATCACTTCTTCGGATGGAACATACGATTCACAGTGAAGTCCAAAACTGAAATTGAATCCAAAACTGACAGGAGATTGACAAGAAATGATTGCAGCACCATTAATCCTGAAATTATCAGTTAAAGAAAAGATAGTTAAGAAAAGATTAGAAGGAGGTCCTTGTTTTTCGACGTTAAGTCGAGCTAAAGACTTGGATACAGCTCTGAAAACTTCAGAAGAAGAAAACTTGGTAGCTTTGAAAATTTTCTGTTTTAGGCCAGTTCTTTGTATAATGCAGCATAAGTATGTAGCAGAGCAATCTGGAAATATTTAGAACGCGCTGATAATGTATGCTGTTGACCTAGACGTTTGCGCGCTGATAATTTTCTGTTTAAGATACATTCGATATTCATATAGTTATGCATCAGATAGAAAACTTTATTCATGGAACAATGAAGATTAGGTTTGTGAAGATGACACTGATCACGTTTACATTATTAATTTTGTTTACCTCATATAATCTAAATCTGCTGAAAGATATCTGGGTGAAGTAAACTTTACAAAACAATTCCAGAAATTTGTATCTTATTGTTCTCTTGGTGATACATCTGTTGCTCTTGTAATTGAGTTTAAGCTTTGCAAGTCTATTAAAGTACAAAGTAAGGGTCTACAAGTTATACTctactactccctccgtcccgaaATTTACGATAGACTTTAATATAGACCACAAAAAGGAGATAGTTGAGGTTAAAGCAagtgtattatatatatatatatatgtgtggtCGGAAGAATCTTAAATGAATACTGTAAGGGGAGATTCATTCTTTTTGAAACGTCCAAAAAAAATGGTTCATATAAAATGGGACAAAGGGAGTAATTATTTGGATGAAAAATGTTATGCTATGAACTTGATCATATCATTTGAAAACTAAATTAGGGAACTTGTTGGATCTAGATCATCCAGCTGCAGATGTGAAGCTAATCATCAAGCAGATAATTGCAGCATTGAACAAAATAGGGAGAGTTATAGATAATTTAGAAAACAACCTCTTCATTCTTTTAAAAGTGAGTAAGGTACGTACGATACACCCTTTCCATACATTGTCCTCCTAAATAGTATTTACCGGATACAGTTGATTGATTGATTTTTTTAAAGGAGTGTCGTCTCACAATGTCTGCACCAAAATGTTGTTTTATCAGAATCCACCCTAGCCTGCTTCCTAATACTATGTTCCGGTGTAATGATTGATCAAGTTCTTTAAAAGACATCAAGGTAGATCATCTTTTCAAATACTATGTAAATATATATGGCCTCATTGAAAGGATTACTGATGCTTGAACATACTTTATTATTGTAATAAAGAAATAAATGTCGAAATCAGCATACAAATGCAAAGAACATGATCTGAATCCGATGGATAGTATATTTACACAAGAAAATTATAGAATCTCTACTCTAACCTGATGCAGAGTACTAATAGTAGTATATAGCTCTAAAGAATCTATGTAGCTGAGTATCAAGGGGTATAATACTTATTTCTGCATTTGCACTTCCAGGAAAGAAGATAATAGCTCTCATCTCGTACGTATATAGATGTCGATGAAGCCTTGAATGGAGGACTAATGACAAGTGCAGCCATGCAAGGCCTGCAACCTAAGCATTTGTTAACACATTTAGGTGGACTTGAACCTACTGCCATCTTCACCGGTAACTTCGAACTCTGCACATCATTTTCTCCTAACAAGATCATACACAAAGCATAAGATAAATTTGTAAACATGAACCTTAAGGCCAAGAAAAGATGTTCACCTGAACAGTAAGGAAGCATTAGGAGATGAAGAATAAGCACCACAGTAACCACATTCAGGGAACTGAGACACTCTCTTAATTTAGCCATGTATGCAAGTTATGATGTGTATGACAATACAGAATGTACTAATTTATATGTGTATGACAGTATCATGCATGAGAGTTCTGTAGTAAATTTGTACTTGGAGAGATGAGAAAGGCCATCAAAATAGCAGTAGTGCCCTGAAAAAGATAAGTTTTGCAACCTTTATTAAGGGACCCCTCTGGTGAAGAACTTTGAACTATATTACTGGTATCTCTAAAGTCAAGAAACAGTAGATTAGACCCATAATTTTCAGATTGACTTGACAGAAGTTACAATGTGAGGGAACAAGTTTTCAAATAATTGAAGGTGGCAACTACTTTTTACCATATCTGGTCTTCTGTAACTGTTTGTTTATCAATTACAATCAAAAAGTTCATTCTTTACTTTCTTCACCTCCTGTATCATTATTGCCCTGATAGAATGAGGAGTCAGTTATATGAGTATGCTTCACCTGAGACTACAAGAAACAGCCATACTTATACTCCACCATAGAGAAAGATTATTTAGGCCTTTTAGCTGCCATTGCCCCAGCAGTATAACCTGTACCACTAAACCCCGAGAAAATGTTGAATGCTAAAAGAGCGATTGAGGGATTCCTACCTCAAACCGAAGGGCCGATAAAAGGACTTGTCACTAGACTATCAACGAATTCTAATTATCGCTCCTTTTCACATTTTAATAATAACAAGCTGAAGGATTAGTGTTTAAAAACTTACTTATTAAGAGTGCACCAATACCTGTTTTACTGTTTTGATCTACTATGCATAAATCTATCTACTATTTACATACCTTTTTCTTTGAAGAGACCAAAATCATGTACATCTGTAAGGGCAAAAAAAAGTTAAAAGATGGGACCAAAAATTGGTCAAACAATTCTTTCCATCAGTACAGGTGAGTTGCCACAAGTTGCACCTTTCAACACTTGAGGCTCTCGTCGGTGCCTGATTATAGAGAATGATAGGAGAGTGGGTTGCCTTCACCGAAATTTTGGCCATTTTTCCCTGCAGCCTATTCTTTTCCCCTCAACTTGCGTTATTATTTGAAAAATCCTACAGAGAGCCAAAAAAACCATGCCATCAATCATAAGTAATTTGAGTAAAACAGCATGAGAGCCAAATGAGTCAGAAAGATATGAAAAGGGCCACTACCGAGAAGTTCTGGGAGTTACGAAGGAAGCTTCGAGCTCATATTGGTTGTTCGGGTAGGAAGATTTCCGTTTTTCTCGTTCCTTCTCTTCGATAAGAATAGGAATTTGAAATGATACAATAGAATGACTATAAGTCGAAAGAAAGGTCTGTCTTGTCGTCAAACCTTTCTTTCAATTCACAAACTCCAATTCTTTTAAATTTGGAGTCGGGGTGCGAGGTCTCAATATACATTTTGTTAACAGTTAATCATCCTATAAATCAAACATAGATTAGCTCCCTCGTATAGAGCTTCATAACAGCAGTAGAAACAAAGATGAAACGTATATAAACCATGCATTTCATAAAATAATAAAGGAAAGGAAAGCACAACACACAATCAATTCACTACTTAAAAAGTagttttattttgattttttgatttttttaatttttttgattttttttattttttataactAACCATTACACCAGCAATGAGATGCTCAAGAAAATAGGACTAGACATCCTATAAAAAAATGGGGTTTGGCACAAAAAACAACCAAAAAAGGTTGTGATGGCAACAAGAGGACTAGCTGCCATGTCCAAAACCCCTGAGACTGAGCAACCCAAGCTGTAGAAATGGCCAGAGCCAACAAGAAAAAAACAAGAACAAGATTGACAACTTATACAAGAACCCCAGACCTGATCTCAGTCAAGCTGTGGACTAGTAAAAAAGAACACTAGACTAGTACTGCATACTTGAGGGCCACCAGTGGAGACCTCGAACCAGGACAGGGTGAAGATATTCTCAGAAAACCAATGGCCATGAAACGGATCAGTCTCCGGTGAAGGGGACCAAGAGAGTTGAATTAGACATTCCTTTCGGCAAGGAAGCCTGCAAAAAATGATGAGAAAAAACAATCCGCCATAGTCTCCTGTTAAACAACCGAGCCACTGAGGTAAAAGAAATCACACTGATGATGTGCCGCAAGTGTTACTGCTGTCCCGTTATCTATATTTGTATCAAGTTATGTGCCTGAGCTATCCGTCACCTTCTTACACAACACCGTTATCTGCATATTTAAATGGGCACAGAGGTGTTGACTCCGTAGAGGATATCACATCTCCACAAATTCTCCAAAAGCAGCTCAATTGCGCTGCTGCTGATTAAATTGCAGAGTTGGATATTTAACCCTACAAGGTTCTTGCCTAGTTTTCCAAGGGAAGGCATGCTCTTGTTTGAAACATTGGAACAACCAGACAAAGAAAGGATCTGCAGATTATGCTGCACTCCACGGGATAAAGCAGCAACTCCAGCATCACTGATAGAACACTTTGAAACATCAAGATCACTGAGCAACGAGCAGTTGTCGGCAATGGCTGCCAAGCTTGCATCAGTAACCTTCCTGCACCCCTCAAGATTCAGCACTTCGAGGGTTTCACCATGCAACCTAGCCAAGGCTGCAACCACATTATCGGTCAAGTTAAGGCAATCACTCAAATTCACCTTGACAAGTCCATCCACACAGCTCTCCAGCAGTGGTAGAAGGCCATCATCTGTTATCGCACAAAGCCCACTCAAGTCCAAGTGATGAAGCTGAGGACACAACTTCCCCACGATAGCCAAGCTAGCACTACCAAAAGCCAAGCAATTCTGAATGGTCAAGGATCTAAGAGACTCACAAGGGGTTAGAGTAGGTGTTTCCAGAGCTAAATCCTTGATTCCCATGCACTTCACAAAAGCTAGAGATTTTAATTTTGATACGCAGTTTGAAAGTGTGCCTAATATGCCAAACTGAGTGATTCTGTTGCACTCCTCCAAATGTAAACTCTTAAGAGATCCTGCAACTTTCACAAATGCCACCAACCCATTATCAGACACAAAGCAACACTTCTTGAGGGACATTTGCTTCAGATTTGGGCAACCCTTTCCAATTGCTTCAAGACTTACATCTGTTGTTCCTCGGCATGAAGTAATAAGCAATGATTCAAGAGACTGCAGGCCCCTAGCACTACCCAATGCCCAGAAACCCTTTTGACTCACATTCTGAAGTCCGCCAAGAACTAGATTGGTAATAGCCTTTCCATAGTGCCCGATTACAGCAAGAGAGAAATCAGTAATATTCAAAGCCTGGAACCTGACCTTTGATAAAACAGCAGAAGCTGCGGACAACAGACTAGCAACACCTTGATCCCCAACAAGAGGGCAATTTTTAATAGTGAGTGACTGCAGATTAGGGCAGCACCGTCCAATAGCCTGGAGACTCTCATTACCTATCTTTCGGCAGGATTCAATTGTTACTGCAGTCAAATTGGGACAATTTTCTGCAACTGCAACTAAACCCTTGTTAGAGATTGAAGGGCATTCGCTTAGATCAAGTTTCTCCAGAAGGTGGCACTCCCTAGCTATCTTAAGTAAACCCTCATCTCCAATAGAGGGAACATTCCACAATGAGAGAACCCTAAGAGAAGGGCACCCGTGGGCAATTGCTGAAAGACCCAAGTCAGTAACTCCACGAATAGAGTTGCTTCCCCGGATTGAAAGCTTGCCAAGTCCCCCACGAGTAGCTGTGCCAACAGCAATAGCAGCAAGTCTGAGATCTGTTGCCTTCTTTCCATCTACGCACCTAGTAAGATAACCCTCACAGTCATCCTCCTTAATTTCATCAACAGTAGTCATCTCAACATCTTGCGCAGACTTGCACACTTCTTCTCCTGCCTGAGTGCTCTCGCTCTTGTAAATTTCAGTATTTCGGACACTGCTTAAGATCATAAGCCATTGCTTTGAGACACAAGCTGCAGCACTCCTCTCTTGGCCACCTGGCAAGTGTCTGAAAATCTCAAAGAGGCATTCTTCAGGAAGAATTTCAATGGAAGATCTCTTCTCCTCAAACATCTGGCTTTCAAAAGCAAACGGGCTGCTAATGCGTGCCCTCTTCCTGGACGGGCCATAAACATCCACATTGGAACCAATAGAAAAGAACAGAGCTGAATCAGCAGAACAAGCTGAGCCTGCAGAATAGAATTCATCATCCCCTGAAAACCATTCATCACAAACATCATCAGAAAACCAGTCCATACAATCACTCAAATACTTCACTAATCAAATTTCACTTTTTATCTTTCAATTTCTCAAATAACTTAAGCATAGTCCTAAAACTGTCTTTGATTTCAATTTCACATTTCTGTTCAGAATACTAATTACCCATCAAAGCAACATTAAAAAAACATAAACTTCTAAACTATTCTAATTTCATTCATATAATCATATGCACAACTGCACAAGCACAGATATGTTACATATCTAACCAAACACAAACTTCTAAACACAACAAACAGATGATCATCTGAGCATAAATTCAAACACCAAAATAATGGCCTAGCACATAAACTAACCATTCAAACATCCAAATATCAATACATAACATAAAAACCACAAAAAAACCACAAAAAGATACAATCTTTGAACAGAAACATACCTCTGTAGTTGACAAGAGCAGGCATAACTGAATCTTGATGAAAACCTCAGAAAACAGAGCTAAAATGAAGCAGAAATgaaagaaaacaagaaaactCAAGAAAAACAAAAAGATTTGATCTTGCAACAACACTGAAAGCATCAGAAAAACCCCACCAGGATGCAGGGGAAAAAAGAGAAGAGAAAGCAGATGAAAGTATAAGAGAAGAAGAAAGAGTTGAGTTTTTGTTAAGACACAGAGTACATGTACATATAAGTACTAGTATATATATTTAAGATTGTTGTAATAATACTATTTTATTCCGACAAGTTTAAGAGGGGATGAATCTGAACTGCACAACAATGTATGTATAGATTTATGATGTAGATTGATGGATGATGTGCGTTTATGTACATATGATAGATACATTATACTTTTGCATTGTGTGTATGTCCATCGCACTTTGCATGTCAACAAGTTCAATGTATCTGTGTTTATTACCGGTTTAACCGGTTTTTTGTTTGGTCCCATTTTTTTTTATTGTTGTTTAAATTAAATAAGCTGGGGGTTCTTTTAATAATCAACGTCCATCTCTCCTTGTCACTCACCTTTCGGCTTTTATACGCTTAGTTTTATAAGTGTAGTTTGGTTGTGTGATTTCTGTGGTGTGTTATTTCATTGTTTCATATTTCTTATGGGTCGAAATGGATTGTGCAATTAAGATGGATAATAATGTAAAAATTTTGAACAAGTGTGAAACAAGGGATGGTCCTGACAACGGTTTGTTAGGTAGTCcttatataataaatattttttttatcgtaggaaATCCGCAGCTGATATCTTCGGGTGCGTACTGCGTAAAACTTACGgactcacgcaatagcctgcaaaccacgtgaatcAAGGTAAATCTCACTTAAGCGACATGCTCTCGTTTAGGAAaaacataatcataaattcttctCTCATaggattcgaacatgtgaccaacGGGATAATTATCTCTTCTTTAACCGACTGAGTCAACCCTTGCGGGCCGCAGACAATGTCTGCGGTCCGTGACTACGGGCAAAAAGGTAATTTCTCTGGACCGCGGACATTGTCCCTGTAACTATTGTTTTTAATCATAATCGTTGGATGGTTGATCTAACGGCTAAAAAGTTGTTTGTTGTATAAGGATTTCCTGAAAAACCGTTGCCATGGACCATCCCCGTGAAATAATATTAgctattaaattattttttttccaaGGCTATTAGATTagaattaaaatttatataaagCATATACAGTTTTAACAGAGTAGTTTTTCAATTAGTCCTTACGCCTGGTATGGGTAGAAAAGTAGGTTATATTTATTATGTTATTTAATAATAGGGTTTGTGAGCTCTAGGCCATTAATGGTTGCGCTTGTGTTTCATGGCTTAAATTTGTCCTCACAACATTCCTATGTATTCTGTGTATGTAGAAAATCAAGTCAAAACGTAGTTCTGAATGATggggtaagaccctttatatagatgttggatGTCCAAGAATTGGACTAGGGTAGGCAGACTTGGTGAGCAAGTCTCCATCTTTAAATGGACATTAGAGTCCTAAGATGTAGGAAGCAGATTTTTTGTTGGTTTAGGTGCCTTGGAGGCTATTAtttacagaattatatcatttattGGACACCTTTAATAAGCTATTAATTCaccttatttattaatttcaaaattaataaataattaggatTTTGAGCCTCATTAGTTGAGCTTTGTCAGTGGACCGTATTAGGTCTAATTAATACAATATTTATTATATCTCTAGGCTTATTTTCGACCCATATCATTTTCCTCCCAACTTCTAGGAAACCTTAATACAGGATTGCGTAGTAGTTAAGTCATTTCGTGCCCTTTCAGGGTATCATTTTATCATAAAGTGCGGAGAGACATACACACTCACAACGATTTGTCATTCTCGAGGCTTCAAacaattttttggaaattttccATACTCATTTTTCTTATATATTTCCTCCGCTAGAATATGCATTGAATCAGTTAATGCCCCCCGATGATGGGACTTCGGAGGTCTCGCTGCCCGGTCAGCGAGTCCGGGTCCAGGGGCGTAGCGCCCTGGTTTAGGGATTTAGGGACGCATCGTGGTCCCCAATGGGGGTTCTGGGGCAACGCCCCCGACCTTCGGGAATTTTCAAGAATTACTCTTTAATTCCCTGATTTTCAGGAATTTTTTCCATTAATATTTCCATTTTTATGTCAAAAATATAACCAAGATTTTCCTATTTTTAGACCAGGATGTATCCCTAATCGACCAGGATTTTTTGtcaatttcgaccaggattctggtCGACTTATGGCTCATTTTTGCACTCTGATCGAGTGAAAATTCAATCAGGATTCTGCCCTAAGATGAATAAGATTCTCGTCAACTTATGGGCCATTTTGACATTCTGGTCGAGTGAAAATTCAACCAGGATTCTCGTCGACTTATGGGCCATTTTGACACTCTGGTCGAGCGGAAATTCAACCAGGATTCTGCCCTTAATTGACCAGGATTCTCGTCGACTTATGGTCCATTTTGACACTTTGGTCGGGGGAAATTTGACCAGAATTATGTCCTTAATCGACAAGAATTCTAGTCGACTTATGGGCAATTTTGACACTCTGGTCGTTTAAAAATTCGACCAGAATTCTACtcttaatcgaccaggattctagtcgattTATGGTCCAATTATTACATTCCTATTTTGTCGTTTCGTTCGTCCTTAGATCTTCTAGATTGTTCTAGATATTTTTACCTTACgagtttttttttctttttgggCCCTGGCTTTGTGGGTTTTTGTTAGTGTGTGCCCTAAAGACAACgctattatgtttatattatgaggtatttggattattaattatgattctatggattattctttagaaATTTATTATACCTTTATTTTTtgtgataaaatgttagattaataaatgtccatagaatatgatatgtaaatctatatctctaagcgCGGGACtaagaaatgagattatgagaatagtatttatattcctaaaggtccctagtcaagtattattgttaagggacgataataaattCATTGAGAccagtgtgtttgttgactgatgatcacatatcattgatcataagtatggtgatactaaagtcaaaacaca contains:
- the LOC141700012 gene encoding EIN3-binding F-box protein 2-like, with protein sequence MPALVNYRGDDEFYSAGSACSADSALFFSIGSNVDVYGPSRKRARISSPFAFESQMFEEKRSSIEILPEECLFEIFRHLPGGQERSAAACVSKQWLMILSSVRNTEIYKSESTQAGEEVCKSAQDVEMTTVDEIKEDDCEGYLTRCVDGKKATDLRLAAIAVGTATRGGLGKLSIRGSNSIRGVTDLGLSAIAHGCPSLRVLSLWNVPSIGDEGLLKIARECHLLEKLDLSECPSISNKGLVAVAENCPNLTAVTIESCRKIGNESLQAIGRCCPNLQSLTIKNCPLVGDQGVASLLSAASAVLSKVRFQALNITDFSLAVIGHYGKAITNLVLGGLQNVSQKGFWALGSARGLQSLESLLITSCRGTTDVSLEAIGKGCPNLKQMSLKKCCFVSDNGLVAFVKVAGSLKSLHLEECNRITQFGILGTLSNCVSKLKSLAFVKCMGIKDLALETPTLTPCESLRSLTIQNCLAFGSASLAIVGKLCPQLHHLDLSGLCAITDDGLLPLLESCVDGLVKVNLSDCLNLTDNVVAALARLHGETLEVLNLEGCRKVTDASLAAIADNCSLLSDLDVSKCSISDAGVAALSRGVQHNLQILSLSGCSNVSNKSMPSLGKLGKNLVGLNIQLCNLISSSAIELLLENLWRCDILYGVNTSVPI